The following are from one region of the Coffea eugenioides isolate CCC68of chromosome 2, Ceug_1.0, whole genome shotgun sequence genome:
- the LOC113762719 gene encoding polyadenylate-binding protein 2-like: protein MEGDVEMAAAEDGAFVELDDMKKRLKEMEDEAAALREMQAKVEKEMGAVQDPAAAAASQANREEVDSRSVFVGNVDYSCTPEEVQQHFQACGTVNRVTIRTNKFGQPKGYAYVEFLEPEAVQEALLLNESELHGRQLKVSAKRTNVPGMKQFRPRRPSPYMGFRGRTPYVAPYVYPPYGFGKVPRFRMPMRYSPYF from the exons ATGGAGGGCGACGTGGAGATGGCCGCGGCGGAGGATGGAGCTTTCGTG GAGCTGGACGACATGAAGAAAAGATTGAAGGAGATGGAAGACGAAGCGGCAGCTCTCCGGGAAATGCAGGCCAAAGTCGAGAAAGAAATGGGCGCCGTTCAAG ATCCTGCTGCTGCTGCAGCAAGTCAAGCAAATAGGGAAGAAGTGGATTCTCGATCCGTCTTTGTTGGCAAT GTGGATTATTCATGTACCCCAGAGGAGGTACAGCAGCATTTTCAAGCATGTGGAACAGTTAATAGAGTAACCATCCGAACAAACAAGTTTGGCCAACCAAAGGGATATGCTTATGTCGAATTTCTTGAACCAGAAGCTGTTCAAGAGGCTCTCCTTCTCAATGAGTCTGAGCTTCATGGTCGCCAGTTGAAA GTATCTGCTAAACGGACTAATGTTCCTGGCATGAAACAATTTCGTCCCCGGCGTCCCAGCCCCTATATGGGATTTCGGGGCAGGACACCTTATGTGGCTCCTTATGTATATCCTCCCTATGGATTTGG GAAGGTTCCCAGGTTCAGAATGCCTATGCGTTACAGCCCTTATTTCTGA